In the genome of Rhodothermales bacterium, one region contains:
- a CDS encoding vitamin B12-dependent ribonucleotide reductase encodes MSVRKTLSSTASNTLSDTFSPEKGLSVARVFTRAGADPFDSVVFEHRDATIKNHKGGILFEQKQVEFPVSWSQLATNVVASKYFYGDVSASGEPGKGGRERSLKQLVHRVTRTIADWGAAQGYFATPEDADAFYAELTWLCVNQYVAFNSPVWFNVGLHHQYGVRDSGGKKIYAWDEQAGKILEVDPYERPQASACFIISVDDSIDDIWQLMGESARLFKYGSGVGADWSRLRSTREKLSGGGQPSGPVSFMRVQDATGGTIKSGGKTRRAAIMQTLKVWHPDILEFVTAKQEEEKKAWALIEEGYDGSFNGPAYGSVAFQNVNQSVRTTDEFMQAAIDGEPFALRTAREGTPVEDIDARDLLYKIAEGTHVCGDPGMQYEDTIQRWHTVKNSGPINSSNPCSEYMHLDNSACNLASLNLRKFQNEDGSFDVARFRAATRVTITAMEILVDNAGYPSALIAKNSHDYRPLGLGYANLGALLMAMGLPYNSDEGRAVAGAITAIEHGEAYARSAEIAGNPKIGPFAGYTKNREPMLEVMRMHRDAVADIHPSCPPYLLAAARETLDRCYSLGETHGYRNAQATVLAPTGTIAFMMDCDTTGIEPDIALVKYKLLAGKGDGMLKIVNQTVRTALHRLGYSALECDGILAYVEKNDTIEGAPGLKTEHLPVFDCAFKPFNGKRFIHHEGHIKMMAACQPFISGAISKTVNLPEESTIEDIMDAYVEGWKLGLKAVAIYRENSKRSQPLSTSKGGNTKGKEVAGTSGDGAMRAPEIVERIVEKEKVVYKPIRKRLPDERPSVTHKFSIAGHEGYLHVGLYPDTHMPGEIFITMAKQGSTISGLMDAFATAISIALQYGVPLEDLCTKFSHTRFEPSGFTNNRQIPIAKSIMDYIFRYLAIKFLGTVREEESYMNPMRAVADEVHRNGPAEDETQMALEFDEPDPLVGRTVEAFLNDHAAQQPTYTQQGTFQNQEDAPPCAVCGTITVRAGACYSCPSCGASTGCG; translated from the coding sequence ATGTCCGTACGAAAAACGCTGTCATCTACTGCAAGCAACACCCTGTCCGATACCTTTTCTCCCGAAAAGGGTCTCTCTGTCGCGCGCGTCTTTACGCGCGCCGGCGCGGACCCGTTTGACTCCGTCGTGTTCGAGCACCGCGACGCGACCATCAAGAATCACAAGGGTGGCATTCTGTTCGAACAGAAGCAGGTCGAATTCCCCGTCTCCTGGAGCCAGCTGGCTACCAATGTGGTCGCCAGTAAGTATTTTTATGGGGACGTAAGTGCCTCTGGAGAACCGGGCAAAGGCGGCCGCGAACGCTCGCTCAAGCAACTTGTCCATCGCGTCACCCGCACCATTGCGGATTGGGGCGCCGCGCAGGGCTACTTCGCAACACCGGAAGACGCCGATGCGTTTTATGCGGAATTGACCTGGCTCTGCGTGAACCAGTACGTAGCGTTTAACTCGCCCGTCTGGTTCAACGTCGGGCTGCATCATCAGTATGGCGTGCGGGACTCGGGGGGCAAAAAGATCTACGCATGGGATGAACAGGCCGGCAAGATCCTCGAAGTCGACCCCTACGAGCGCCCGCAGGCCTCGGCATGTTTCATCATCTCGGTAGACGACTCTATCGACGATATCTGGCAGTTGATGGGCGAAAGCGCCCGCCTGTTTAAGTATGGCTCGGGCGTCGGGGCGGACTGGTCTCGCCTCCGCTCCACCCGCGAAAAACTTTCCGGCGGCGGCCAACCCTCCGGCCCGGTCTCCTTCATGCGCGTCCAAGACGCCACCGGCGGCACGATCAAAAGCGGCGGCAAAACGCGCCGCGCCGCGATCATGCAAACGCTCAAGGTGTGGCACCCGGATATCCTGGAGTTCGTGACCGCCAAGCAGGAGGAAGAGAAAAAAGCCTGGGCCCTCATCGAAGAGGGATATGACGGCTCCTTCAACGGGCCGGCCTATGGCTCCGTAGCCTTCCAGAACGTGAACCAGTCTGTGCGCACCACGGATGAGTTCATGCAGGCCGCCATCGACGGCGAGCCCTTTGCGCTCCGCACCGCCCGCGAAGGCACCCCGGTCGAGGACATCGACGCACGCGATCTGCTCTACAAGATCGCCGAAGGCACGCACGTCTGCGGCGACCCCGGCATGCAGTACGAGGACACGATCCAGCGCTGGCACACGGTCAAGAACTCCGGACCGATCAACAGCAGCAACCCGTGCAGCGAGTACATGCACCTCGATAACTCGGCGTGCAACCTGGCCTCGCTCAACCTGCGCAAGTTCCAGAACGAAGACGGTAGCTTCGACGTGGCGCGCTTCCGCGCCGCCACCCGGGTAACCATCACGGCCATGGAAATCCTGGTCGACAACGCCGGTTACCCGTCTGCCCTCATCGCCAAAAACTCGCACGATTACCGCCCCCTCGGCCTCGGCTACGCCAATCTCGGCGCCCTGCTCATGGCCATGGGCCTCCCGTACAACAGCGACGAAGGCCGCGCGGTCGCCGGCGCCATCACGGCCATCGAACACGGCGAAGCCTACGCCCGAAGCGCGGAAATCGCCGGCAACCCGAAAATCGGCCCCTTCGCCGGGTATACAAAAAACCGCGAGCCCATGCTCGAGGTCATGCGCATGCACCGCGATGCGGTGGCGGACATCCACCCGAGCTGCCCGCCCTACCTCCTCGCCGCCGCTCGCGAAACACTGGACCGCTGCTATAGCCTCGGTGAAACGCACGGCTACCGCAACGCGCAGGCGACCGTCCTCGCCCCCACGGGTACCATCGCGTTTATGATGGATTGTGATACGACGGGCATCGAGCCGGATATCGCGCTCGTTAAATACAAGCTGCTCGCCGGCAAAGGCGACGGCATGCTCAAAATCGTCAACCAGACGGTTCGCACCGCGCTCCATCGCCTGGGCTACTCGGCACTGGAATGTGATGGCATTCTCGCGTACGTCGAGAAAAACGATACGATCGAAGGCGCCCCGGGCCTGAAAACCGAGCACCTGCCGGTGTTCGACTGCGCCTTCAAGCCGTTCAACGGCAAGCGCTTTATCCATCACGAGGGACACATCAAGATGATGGCCGCCTGCCAGCCGTTTATCTCGGGCGCCATCAGCAAGACGGTCAACCTCCCCGAGGAGAGCACCATCGAGGACATCATGGATGCGTACGTCGAAGGCTGGAAACTCGGCCTGAAGGCGGTCGCCATCTACCGCGAGAACTCGAAACGGAGCCAGCCGCTGTCCACTTCGAAAGGGGGCAACACAAAAGGGAAAGAAGTCGCCGGCACCTCGGGCGACGGCGCCATGCGGGCCCCGGAAATCGTCGAACGCATCGTCGAAAAGGAAAAGGTCGTCTATAAGCCCATCCGCAAACGCCTTCCCGACGAGCGTCCCTCGGTAACACACAAATTCTCGATCGCCGGCCACGAAGGCTACCTGCATGTCGGACTCTACCCGGATACTCACATGCCGGGAGAGATCTTCATCACCATGGCCAAACAGGGCTCGACGATTTCGGGCCTCATGGACGCCTTTGCGACCGCGATCTCAATCGCGCTCCAATACGGCGTACCCCTGGAAGATCTCTGCACCAAGTTCAGCCACACGCGCTTCGAGCCGAGCGGCTTTACGAACAACCGGCAGATCCCGATCGCGAAGTCGATCATGGACTACATCTTCCGCTACCTGGCTATCAAGTTCCTGGGGACCGTCCGCGAAGAGGAGTCCTACATGAACCCGATGCGCGCCGTCGCCGATGAAGTGCATCGCAACGGCCCGGCGGAGGATGAAACGCAGATGGCGCTCGAATTCGACGAGCCAGACCCGCTCGTCGGTCGCACCGTGGAAGCGTTCCTGAACGACCACGCCGCGCAACAACCCACTTATACGCAGCAAGGCACCTTCCAGAACCAGGAAGATGCTCCCCCGTGTGCGGTGTGCGGTACCATCACCGTGCGCGCCGGCGCTTGCTACTCATGCCCCTCGTGCGGGGCATCTACCGGATGTGGATGA
- a CDS encoding PAS domain-containing methyl-accepting chemotaxis protein, producing MGRGEFHAGEFKRITRDGRVIWLHATYNPIMGQDGRPLKVVKFAQDITEQVAQMNLRQEVTNMLGMIESIAQASQGISASTTQLAASAQEQSLQSQEVAVAVEEMACTIVDNAKTSTRASDVAAENGEAARQGAQVVTQTIEKIREIASMVGATSTIVEQLGVSSQQIGEIVQVIDEIANQTNLLALNAAIEAARTGEQGRGFVVVADEVRKLAKRTSGATKQIEGMIQSIQVQNRSAVESMQKGKKEVETGIALADKAGTALKQIVTGAGETVDMIAQIAAASEEQSTTSGQIARSVDVISSVSGESAQAVSKIASSTSDLTQLTEQLRLQVLRLDKGRREAGSTRTSPATPRKNEGYLVN from the coding sequence CTGGGCCGAGGAGAGTTTCATGCCGGCGAGTTCAAGCGCATCACCCGCGACGGGCGCGTAATCTGGCTTCACGCTACCTACAACCCGATCATGGGCCAGGACGGCCGGCCCTTGAAGGTCGTCAAATTCGCGCAAGACATCACCGAGCAGGTCGCCCAGATGAACCTGCGTCAGGAAGTGACGAATATGCTGGGCATGATCGAGTCCATCGCGCAGGCCTCGCAAGGGATCTCGGCGTCAACTACACAGCTCGCGGCATCGGCGCAGGAACAGAGCTTGCAGAGCCAGGAGGTGGCTGTTGCCGTCGAGGAAATGGCGTGCACGATCGTCGACAACGCCAAAACGAGCACCCGCGCCTCGGACGTCGCCGCCGAAAATGGCGAGGCCGCCCGACAGGGGGCACAAGTAGTTACACAGACGATAGAGAAGATCCGCGAAATTGCAAGCATGGTGGGTGCAACCTCGACCATCGTCGAACAACTGGGGGTATCAAGCCAGCAAATCGGCGAAATCGTCCAGGTGATCGATGAAATCGCCAATCAGACAAACCTGCTGGCGCTGAATGCAGCCATTGAGGCAGCCCGCACCGGCGAACAGGGAAGAGGCTTCGTCGTCGTCGCCGACGAAGTGCGCAAACTGGCGAAACGCACCTCGGGCGCGACCAAACAAATCGAGGGCATGATCCAGTCCATCCAGGTGCAGAACCGGAGCGCGGTTGAATCCATGCAGAAAGGAAAAAAAGAGGTCGAGACCGGCATCGCCCTCGCCGATAAGGCCGGCACGGCCTTGAAGCAGATTGTCACGGGAGCGGGCGAGACGGTAGATATGATCGCACAGATTGCGGCCGCCTCCGAGGAGCAGTCCACCACCAGCGGCCAGATTGCCCGCTCAGTCGACGTGATCTCCTCGGTATCCGGCGAGTCCGCCCAAGCGGTCAGCAAGATCGCTTCCTCTACCTCCGACCTCACCCAACTCACCGAGCAGTTGCGGCTACAAGTGCTTCGACTTGACAAAGGGAGAAGAGAGGCCGGCAGTACGCGTACGTCGCCGGCTACGCCGAGGAAAAACGAGGGCTATCTGGTCAATTAA
- a CDS encoding D-aminoacylase produces MLQRTFACAVILVCVLLPGCERPAEYDLILRGGILYDGSGSTPIVGDVAIQGDVVAALGDLGNASGRRELDVSGLAVAPGFINMLSWATETLLIDGKSQSDIRQGVTLEVFGEGVSMGPLNEAMRIEAMRDLESLFTSRQEMVERFELEVDSSGQPVLPWTTLGEYLDFLVARGIAPNVASFVGATTVRVHEVGYENRAPTTEEMERMLALVDEAMQEGALGVGSSLIYAPAFFATTYELTELAKVAAKRGGMYISHLRSEGNRLVESVDELLAIARDAGIRAEIYHLKAAGQANWTKIEDVIARIEAARAQGMAITADMYTYTAGATGLDAGMPPWVQEGGFEAWRTRLQDPVMRARVAEEMRTPTDAWENLMLAAGPEGTLLVGFRNEKLRFMTGMTLAQIAQERGVSPEEAAIDLVIEDSSRVGTVYFLMSEENVRRQLALPWVAFDSDAGSMAPEGVFLDSNPHPRAYGNFARLLGKYVRDEKVLTLPEAIRRLTSFPAENLRIERRGRIAPGYFADIAVFDPVTIQDHATFEQPHQFATGMQHVFVNGVQVLSYGGHTGLLPGRVLRGPGYQP; encoded by the coding sequence ATGCTCCAACGTACGTTCGCCTGCGCTGTGATTCTTGTTTGTGTCCTGTTGCCGGGATGTGAGCGTCCGGCTGAATACGACCTCATTTTGCGAGGCGGCATCCTCTACGATGGATCGGGCTCTACGCCCATCGTAGGGGATGTTGCAATTCAAGGGGATGTCGTCGCCGCGCTGGGCGACCTCGGGAACGCCAGCGGTCGTCGCGAACTCGATGTCAGTGGATTGGCCGTGGCGCCGGGCTTCATCAACATGCTCAGCTGGGCGACAGAGACGTTGCTTATCGACGGCAAATCGCAGAGCGACATCCGACAAGGCGTAACGCTTGAGGTGTTCGGGGAGGGCGTGTCGATGGGGCCACTCAACGAGGCCATGCGTATCGAAGCCATGCGAGACCTCGAGTCCCTGTTCACATCTCGTCAGGAGATGGTTGAGCGATTCGAGCTGGAGGTAGACAGCTCGGGCCAGCCCGTACTGCCCTGGACGACGCTTGGAGAATACCTCGACTTCCTTGTTGCCCGGGGCATCGCCCCTAACGTAGCGTCCTTCGTTGGCGCGACCACCGTACGCGTTCATGAGGTGGGTTATGAAAACCGGGCGCCGACTACCGAGGAGATGGAGCGCATGCTGGCGTTGGTGGATGAGGCGATGCAGGAGGGTGCGCTCGGTGTGGGCTCCTCGTTGATTTATGCGCCGGCGTTTTTTGCCACTACCTACGAGCTGACGGAGCTGGCCAAGGTAGCCGCAAAAAGGGGTGGGATGTACATCTCGCATTTACGGAGCGAGGGCAACCGGCTTGTCGAATCCGTCGACGAACTCCTCGCCATTGCGAGGGACGCCGGCATCCGAGCGGAGATCTACCATCTCAAAGCCGCCGGCCAGGCTAACTGGACCAAGATAGAGGACGTTATTGCCCGCATCGAGGCGGCGCGGGCACAGGGCATGGCGATCACGGCGGATATGTACACATACACGGCCGGTGCTACGGGACTGGATGCAGGGATGCCGCCGTGGGTACAGGAGGGCGGGTTTGAGGCCTGGCGGACGAGGCTTCAGGACCCGGTCATGCGCGCCCGCGTGGCCGAGGAGATGCGCACTCCCACCGACGCATGGGAGAACCTGATGCTTGCGGCCGGGCCGGAGGGCACGTTGCTCGTCGGCTTCCGAAATGAAAAGCTCCGGTTCATGACGGGAATGACACTGGCCCAGATCGCCCAGGAGCGGGGCGTTTCGCCAGAAGAGGCGGCGATAGATCTGGTTATCGAGGATAGCAGTCGCGTGGGCACCGTTTACTTCTTGATGTCTGAAGAAAACGTCCGCCGGCAGCTGGCATTGCCCTGGGTGGCGTTTGATTCCGACGCCGGCTCCATGGCGCCGGAAGGGGTCTTTTTGGATAGTAATCCCCACCCCCGCGCCTACGGCAACTTCGCCCGTTTGCTTGGGAAATACGTGCGGGATGAAAAGGTCCTCACGCTGCCCGAAGCCATCCGGCGGCTGACGTCATTTCCAGCTGAGAACCTGCGCATCGAACGCCGCGGACGGATTGCGCCCGGCTATTTTGCCGATATCGCTGTTTTTGACCCTGTGACGATCCAGGATCACGCCACGTTTGAACAGCCGCACCAATTTGCCACCGGCATGCAGCACGTGTTTGTGAACGGGGTTCAGGTACTTTCGTATGGGGGTCACACCGGTTTGCTTCCCGGACGTGTGCTGCGTGGGCCGGGATACCAGCCATAG
- a CDS encoding ATP-dependent Clp protease proteolytic subunit translates to MRSITSRPGLNPYRRDPDPGNGRRAGLGSTLGIFVARDTSGNLRHRFMLKGPSQVTDVRIAERTSYPKKTTCMEEKDVEKISNNLTSRLFESRTIIISGEINQRRASSVIAQLIGMAASSDDDITMFINSQGGHVESGDTIHDMIRFIRPRVRIIGTGWVASAGALIFVSVPVTDRFCLPNTRFLLHQPAGGAGGTASDIEIEAEEIIKMRHRLNQIFARQTTQPLARIEKDTNRNFWLTAEDAKVYGLVGHIVETIDDVLKVK, encoded by the coding sequence ATGCGATCGATCACGAGCCGACCAGGACTCAACCCGTATCGCCGCGATCCGGACCCGGGCAATGGGCGCCGCGCCGGCCTCGGTTCAACATTGGGCATTTTTGTTGCCCGCGACACAAGTGGCAACCTGCGGCACCGATTCATGTTGAAGGGACCGTCTCAAGTGACCGATGTTCGCATTGCCGAACGCACCTCTTATCCGAAGAAGACTACCTGTATGGAAGAAAAAGACGTCGAAAAAATCTCTAATAACCTGACAAGTCGGCTTTTCGAATCCCGGACGATCATTATCAGCGGCGAAATCAACCAGCGCCGCGCGTCCAGTGTGATCGCGCAACTCATCGGGATGGCGGCTTCGTCGGACGACGACATTACCATGTTCATCAACTCGCAGGGCGGGCATGTGGAATCGGGCGACACAATTCACGACATGATCCGTTTCATCCGGCCGCGTGTTCGGATCATCGGTACGGGTTGGGTTGCCAGCGCCGGCGCGCTTATCTTTGTGTCTGTGCCTGTCACGGACCGGTTCTGCCTCCCGAACACACGTTTCCTGCTGCATCAGCCGGCGGGAGGCGCGGGTGGGACGGCCAGCGATATCGAGATCGAGGCCGAGGAAATCATCAAGATGCGGCATCGGCTGAATCAGATTTTCGCCCGACAAACTACACAGCCGCTGGCGCGAATCGAAAAAGACACCAACCGGAATTTCTGGCTGACGGCCGAAGATGCAAAAGTCTACGGCCTGGTCGGTCACATCGTCGAGACGATCGACGACGTGCTCAAGGTGAAGTAG
- a CDS encoding choice-of-anchor B family protein, translating to MTRFLAGVLLGLLVAGPLSAPNTYAQETYKGSRLSEAALAAPSPAKSGIRGQVACAQGKAGEYPCLNADLMSFMSFTDLVGTLSPTTNEANDVWGWTDPETGVEYVLLGLEHGTAFVDISDPEAPFTVGFLPSTNVQRGEMRGIVPQPYYSVWRDIKVYANHAFVVADASNTHGMQVFDLTRLRGVASPPVTFDNTALYTGIASAHNLVINEDTGFAYAVGSNSGGTTCGGGLHMIDIRTPAAPLSAGCFADILTGRSGTGYTHDAQCVIYHGPDTDYTGHEICIGSNETMVSVADVTDKANPVAISRISYPGAAYIHQGWLTEDHRYFFQDDELDELNQFTSRTRTLVWDLSDLDDPLYFSDFLSSQASIDHNQYVRGNLLYQSNYSSGLRIYNIADVETPVEVGYFDTRPTDGAITFTGSWSNYPYFESGIVAVSSIDEGLFLVRPTGTAVDTAAEQPDPTGAFQLSPAYPNPFTDVSRVSLSVDESALLTVEVFDILGRQVATLYQGTVAGGSTLLLDFVAGDLPDGHYLIRARSGEATVSRLAVILR from the coding sequence ATGACTCGATTTCTAGCTGGTGTACTGTTGGGTCTGCTGGTGGCAGGCCCGCTTTCGGCCCCCAATACATACGCTCAGGAAACTTATAAAGGCAGTCGACTCTCCGAAGCGGCGCTCGCGGCGCCCTCGCCGGCTAAATCCGGTATACGGGGTCAGGTAGCGTGCGCTCAAGGCAAGGCCGGTGAATACCCCTGCTTGAATGCCGATCTCATGTCCTTCATGTCCTTCACGGACCTGGTCGGCACCCTCAGCCCTACGACCAACGAGGCGAACGATGTGTGGGGATGGACGGACCCTGAGACCGGCGTAGAATATGTGCTGCTTGGCCTGGAACACGGTACGGCCTTCGTAGACATCAGCGACCCCGAAGCACCGTTCACCGTCGGATTTTTGCCATCGACCAACGTGCAGCGCGGCGAGATGCGCGGCATCGTGCCGCAACCCTATTACTCCGTCTGGCGCGATATCAAGGTCTACGCCAACCACGCGTTTGTTGTCGCCGATGCTTCCAATACGCACGGGATGCAGGTGTTCGACCTTACCCGGCTTCGTGGCGTGGCTAGCCCTCCCGTCACGTTCGACAATACGGCGCTGTATACCGGCATCGCGAGCGCCCATAATCTGGTCATCAACGAGGATACGGGTTTTGCTTACGCGGTCGGTTCCAACTCGGGCGGCACGACCTGCGGCGGCGGGCTCCATATGATCGATATCCGGACACCGGCGGCGCCATTATCCGCCGGTTGCTTCGCGGATATCCTCACCGGCCGCAGCGGCACCGGCTATACACACGACGCCCAATGCGTCATCTACCATGGGCCCGACACCGACTATACCGGCCACGAAATCTGTATCGGCTCGAACGAAACGATGGTCAGCGTGGCCGACGTAACCGACAAGGCGAACCCGGTCGCGATCAGCCGGATCTCCTATCCCGGCGCGGCTTACATCCACCAGGGTTGGCTTACAGAGGATCACCGCTATTTCTTTCAGGACGATGAACTCGACGAACTGAACCAGTTCACCAGCCGAACGCGCACGCTGGTGTGGGATCTGTCGGATCTGGACGATCCGCTATATTTTTCCGATTTCCTTTCGTCGCAGGCGTCGATCGATCACAACCAGTATGTCCGTGGCAACTTGCTCTATCAATCCAACTATTCGAGCGGCCTGCGGATCTACAACATCGCGGATGTAGAGACACCCGTCGAGGTCGGCTACTTCGATACGCGTCCGACGGATGGCGCGATTACGTTTACGGGCAGCTGGAGTAACTACCCCTATTTCGAAAGCGGCATCGTGGCCGTCTCGAGCATCGACGAAGGGCTCTTCCTGGTCCGTCCCACGGGTACGGCTGTAGATACGGCCGCCGAACAACCTGACCCTACCGGTGCCTTCCAGCTTTCGCCGGCTTACCCCAATCCGTTTACCGACGTATCCCGCGTGTCCCTATCTGTCGATGAAAGCGCTCTGTTGACCGTGGAGGTCTTCGATATACTGGGCCGGCAGGTCGCCACCCTGTACCAGGGCACCGTGGCCGGGGGATCGACACTTTTGCTCGATTTCGTCGCGGGCGACCTACCCGATGGCCACTACCTTATCCGGGCCCGCAGCGGGGAAGCGACGGTATCGCGCCTCGCCGTCATCCTTCGGTAA
- a CDS encoding beta-propeller fold lactonase family protein — MKRTCSVPLPILLLFSVIGLISGCELTNAPPPFDRFDVEDIIYTQHIQPIFNEKCTRCHAGPDAANGLRLNTWENLIAGSDDGESIIAYDGDKSLLIGMTSRLVGGPHPFEQEAADTLTTQEVNFIKRWIDFGARFDGGIIPYADATQLLYVPNENDALISVIDAESQLVIRNVDLVADFRLSPNSRPTHVVIDPDSNHWYVSLSGINRVLKLDRLNTLVGQVEIETPGLLAVHPREDLLFVSRAQSAVNPPPKIGVIERSTMTLREVDIPSSRPYALVADPRGGFVYTGSLMENRIMSINTQTDAVTFTLLASPFHSFGQFAISPEGTRTVLSGQLTNQLLIMDSSAPGSFVRIGDIELGTRPGHPVFSPDGRFVYVGNGGANTVSVIDVDTRTISATIEGHGLAEPFGSAISPDGRFLFVSNRNSSKLYTPRFNLGTNDGIGTVTVINTETNQIERVIEVGRAPGALSQIMF; from the coding sequence ATGAAAAGAACCTGTTCCGTCCCGCTGCCCATTCTGCTCCTCTTCAGTGTAATCGGCCTGATCTCCGGTTGTGAGCTAACGAATGCGCCTCCGCCTTTCGACCGATTTGATGTCGAGGACATCATCTACACCCAGCACATCCAACCGATCTTTAACGAGAAGTGCACGCGGTGTCACGCCGGCCCGGACGCCGCCAACGGCCTCCGACTGAATACATGGGAAAACCTGATCGCCGGCTCCGACGATGGCGAATCCATCATTGCCTATGACGGCGATAAAAGCCTGCTCATCGGGATGACATCGCGTCTCGTCGGTGGTCCGCATCCTTTTGAGCAAGAGGCTGCTGATACCCTCACGACGCAGGAAGTCAACTTCATAAAGCGCTGGATTGACTTCGGCGCCCGGTTTGACGGTGGTATTATCCCGTATGCCGACGCCACGCAACTCTTGTATGTCCCGAACGAAAACGACGCGTTGATCTCTGTGATCGATGCTGAAAGCCAACTGGTGATACGCAATGTGGACCTTGTGGCCGACTTCCGTCTCTCACCAAACTCCCGCCCGACTCACGTCGTGATCGATCCTGACAGCAATCACTGGTACGTTTCGCTGAGCGGCATCAATCGTGTGCTCAAGCTGGATCGTCTGAATACGTTGGTGGGCCAGGTGGAAATCGAGACGCCAGGTCTTCTGGCTGTACACCCGCGAGAAGACCTGCTATTTGTAAGCCGCGCCCAGTCGGCCGTCAATCCGCCCCCGAAAATCGGGGTGATCGAGCGGTCGACGATGACACTGCGTGAAGTCGATATCCCGTCCTCACGGCCCTATGCCCTGGTAGCCGATCCGCGCGGAGGTTTCGTCTATACAGGCAGCCTGATGGAAAACCGCATCATGAGCATCAATACGCAGACTGACGCGGTCACTTTTACGCTGCTCGCGTCCCCGTTTCATTCCTTTGGTCAGTTCGCCATTTCCCCCGAGGGCACCCGTACCGTGCTCTCCGGTCAGCTGACGAACCAACTCCTCATCATGGACTCGAGCGCGCCGGGGTCGTTTGTCCGAATAGGCGACATTGAGCTCGGGACACGACCAGGACATCCGGTGTTTTCCCCGGACGGACGGTTTGTATACGTGGGGAATGGCGGCGCCAACACGGTCTCCGTGATCGATGTGGATACTCGAACGATCTCAGCTACCATCGAGGGTCATGGTCTCGCTGAGCCCTTCGGCAGTGCCATCTCTCCGGACGGTCGTTTCCTCTTTGTGTCCAACCGGAATTCGAGCAAGCTCTACACGCCCCGTTTTAACCTGGGCACTAACGACGGCATTGGCACGGTCACCGTGATCAATACGGAAACGAACCAGATCGAGCGCGTCATCGAAGTCGGTCGTGCGCCGGGCGCTTTGTCGCAGATCATGTTTTGA
- a CDS encoding DUF368 domain-containing protein: MAIFGISYRPVQSLKRISTGGFPPLSIFIIREIYVHLNTTPRRSLRSGLLHFAQGLLMGGADIIPGVSGGTVALVVGIYERLVNAISSCFHAVLALLRFNMAEVRLHLARVEWVFFLSLGSGIVSAILIGASFIPHLLETYPLQSKGLFFGLIAASVAIPWSRMGRMNASGYMLATSMALAAFVLTGLAPAVVPEPTLLQVFGAAMIAICAMILPGISGAFLLLVLGMYEPTLKALHERELLYVGVFIAGAATGLGLFSNLLKWLLERQHDRTMAALVGLMIGSLRALWPWQSAGTLHAPAPTDPIGLILLLATAGFVAVSALTWWSHRLTQAGRV, encoded by the coding sequence ATGGCGATTTTTGGCATTTCTTACCGCCCGGTCCAATCGCTGAAACGAATCTCCACTGGTGGCTTTCCACCCCTATCTATCTTTATCATCAGGGAGATCTACGTGCATCTTAACACGACACCGAGAAGGAGCTTACGGTCCGGGCTACTCCATTTCGCCCAGGGGCTATTGATGGGCGGCGCCGACATCATCCCGGGGGTCAGCGGCGGTACGGTCGCTCTGGTCGTGGGGATATACGAGCGCCTCGTGAATGCGATCAGTTCCTGTTTTCATGCCGTCCTCGCCCTGTTGCGTTTTAACATGGCCGAGGTGCGCCTTCATCTGGCGCGGGTGGAGTGGGTCTTTTTTTTATCCCTTGGCTCCGGTATCGTCTCGGCCATCCTGATCGGCGCCAGCTTCATCCCACATCTGCTCGAGACCTACCCTCTCCAGAGCAAAGGCCTGTTTTTTGGTTTGATCGCTGCATCGGTAGCCATTCCCTGGTCGCGCATGGGGCGCATGAACGCTTCCGGATATATGCTGGCCACCAGTATGGCCCTGGCGGCCTTTGTATTGACGGGTCTAGCACCCGCTGTAGTGCCGGAACCCACTCTGCTTCAAGTTTTCGGCGCCGCGATGATCGCCATTTGCGCCATGATCCTCCCTGGAATCAGCGGAGCCTTCCTACTCCTCGTCCTCGGGATGTATGAACCGACATTGAAGGCGTTGCATGAGCGCGAGTTGCTGTATGTCGGCGTCTTTATAGCCGGCGCCGCTACAGGTCTCGGCCTGTTCTCCAATCTGCTCAAGTGGCTCCTGGAACGCCAGCATGATCGCACGATGGCTGCCCTTGTAGGTCTTATGATCGGCTCCCTTCGTGCACTGTGGCCCTGGCAAAGCGCCGGCACATTGCATGCTCCCGCACCAACGGACCCGATTGGTCTGATCCTTTTGCTGGCGACTGCCGGATTTGTCGCCGTCTCCGCGCTCACGTGGTGGAGTCATCGTCTGACACAGGCCGGCCGCGTATAA